The following are encoded together in the Daucus carota subsp. sativus chromosome 5, DH1 v3.0, whole genome shotgun sequence genome:
- the LOC108219823 gene encoding FBD-associated F-box protein At4g13985-like isoform X2: protein MASKTKTKRPNCGTAAVDRLGNLPRSLIELILKHLPVHDVARMSILSKTWRDVWVMHPHLVLDELFFKQLVSKKVSKKDKLAQVSQVSRTISNILLVHTGPILKFHLFIPRDLPLHQCVDVDFWIKNISNAVRKLELFNKPFTAYKIPLYLFSCSELTHLHLTKCILNPPHRFGGFCNLISVKLEDIVITADMSFGTQLKTLELEGCAGIKHLGCHFDNNNVLTRLVILYSEEIDLGWFECIQKVETLMLKAVSNSRNERISFNKLVANMPRINALVLDDFFLEENGVNSSDNMEAPDFMVSSAHMILDKLKVVEMHGIVGSKAEFQLIKFLLASTPWLRRIELYKDTTVDPKGELRILQELLQIPRASTSSKIIWK from the exons ATGGCTAGTAAGACCAAAACAAAACGACCTAATTGTGGAACCGCAGCAGTTGATAGACTTGGCAACTTACCCCGAAGCTTAATTGAACTCATCCTGAAACACTTGCCGGTCCACGATGTAGCGAGAATGAGTATCCTCTCGAAAACATGGAGGGATGTTTGGGTGATGCACCCACACCTGGTTCTTGATGAGCTATTTTTTAAACAACTAGTTTCTAAGAAAGTTTCGAAAAAGGATAAACTAGCTCAAGTATCTCAAGTTTCGAGAACTATTAGTAATATTCTTTTAGTTCACACTGGCCCCATTTTAAAGTTCCATCTCTTCATTCCTCGAGATTTGCCTCTTCATCAATGTGTAGACGTGGATTTTTGGATTAAAAACATCTCAAATGCGGTTAGGAAATTGGAGCTTTTTAATAAACCTTTCACTGCCTACAAGATTCCCTTGTATTTGTTTTCCTGCTCGGAGTTGACTCACTTGCATCTCACAAAATGTATACTGAATCCACCCCATAGATTTGGAGGCTTTTGTAATCTGATTAGTGTTAAGCTTGAAGATATTGTAATCACTGCTGACATGTCATTTGGGACTCAACTTAAAACACTGGAGCTGGAAGGTTGTGCTGGGATCAAACATTTGGGATGTCATTTTGATAATAACAACGTTCTCACTCGCTTGGTAATTCTATACAGTGAAGAAATTGATTTGGGATGGTTTGAGTGCATCCAAAAGGTGGAAACTCTTATGTTGAAAGCAGTGTCTAATTCTAGGAATGAACGCATCAGTTTCAACAAGCTAGTTGCCAATATGCCTAGAATCAATGCTCTAGTGCTTGATGACTTTTTTCTCGAG GAAAATGGAGTAAATAGCAGCGATAATATGGAGGCACCGGACTTTATGGTGTCCTCGGCGCATATGATTTTAGACAAACTTAAAGTTGTGGAAATGCATGGGATAGTTGGTTCAAAGGCCGAGTTTCAGTTAATAAAGTTTTTGCTTGCATCTACCCCGTGGCTTAGACGGATTGAACTTTATAAGGACACCACAGTTGATCCTAAAGGAGAGTT
- the LOC108221256 gene encoding uncharacterized protein LOC108221256, whose protein sequence is MSHSRSISLPSRPHPSAEDVQEHLCRLRSSDETSTSTLCNKLSGLKDLYECVDDFLQLPMRHSSNSEEALGASVRLLDLCNLTKEAFSQMRASVQDLESSLRRREADVSSKIGSYLICMKRVNKMVSKCLANFKKSQNKKCNETSATMSLLREVEEVSITMFESLLSSVSPAKETSKQNRWSLVFKSKQSKRVHEVSEGKVEEMQIDIEAIYKQKINMQSDFSRIQGALKALDKNMQQCEEDLECLHRSLIKTRVTILNVLNQ, encoded by the coding sequence atgagcCATTCTCGTTCAATCAGCTTACCGTCCAGACCTCATCCTTCAGCCGAAGATGTGCAGGAGCACTTGTGTCGACTAAGGTCATCAGATGAAACATCCACTTCAACGCTATGCAATAAACTAAGTGGACTCAAAGACTTGTATGAATGTGTGGATGACTTCCTTCAATTGCCAATGAGGCATTCCAGCAATTCTGAAGAAGCTCTTGGTGCATCTGTCAGGCTGCTGGATTTGTGCAACTTAACTAAAGAAGCATTCTCCCAAATGAGGGCTTCTGTGCAAGATCTTGAGTCATCTCTTCGAAGAAGAGAAGCTGATGTATCAAGCAAAATTGGAAGCTACTTGATCTGTATGAAAAGGGTCAACAAAATGGTTTCCAAGTGCCTTGCTAATTTCAAGAAGTCCCAGAATAAGAAATGCAATGAGACATCTGCTACTATGAGCCTGCTAAGAGAAGTTGAAGAAGTTAGTATAACGATGTTTGAGTCCCTTCTGTCATCAGTCTCTCCAGCAAAGGAAACATCAAAGCAAAACCGGTGGTCATTGGTTTTTAAGTCAAAACAATCCAAGCGTGTACACGAAGTCAGTGAAGGCAAAGTTGAGGAAATGCAAATAGATATTGAAGCAATATACAAGCAGAAAATCAACATGCAATCTGATTTCTCAAGAATCCAAGGAGCACTGAAGGCACTTGACAAGAACATGCAACAATGTGAGGAGGATTTAGAATGTCTTCATAGATCTTTGATAAAGACTAGAGTCACTATTCTCAATGTTCTTAACCAATAG
- the LOC108221258 gene encoding uncharacterized protein LOC108221258 — MASTTKVSVHSRSISFPSRSHPFTVSVEEHLCRLRTLEETTSSSTTKCNKLSTLIDLYECVEDLLQLPAAKQDYLSCAEDILCGSIRLLDLCSTSKDSLSLMRSSVQQFESSIRRRESDISSKTGSYLICKKKVKKMISKCFTSSKKSKINKSTETPAIVGLLREVEEVSIRVFESIFSSICPAKVTSNRWSLVFKSTQSKRVHCEGDIEENINQIQKMDMILEALNKKSSKANDILGTQEVLKCLMAMDMNMQECEEKLDLLVRSLIKTRVSILNVLNH; from the coding sequence ATGGCTTCAACAACTAAAGTTAGTGTTCATTCTCGTTCCATTAGCTTCCCATCCAGATCTCATCCTTTTACTGTTAGTGTTGAGGAGCACCTGTGCAGATTAAGGACCCTAGAAGAGACAACCTCTTCATCAACAACTAAATGCAACAAATTATCCACGCTTATAGACTTGTACGAGTGTGTAGAAGATTTGCTTCAATTGCCAGCTGCAAAGCAAGATTACTTGAGCTGTGCAGAGGATATTCTTTGCGGATCTATTAGGTTATTGGATTTGTGCAGCACCTCAAAAGATTCTCTCTCACTAATGAGATCCTCCGTTCAACAATTTGAGTCATCTATAAGAAGAAGAGAATCTGATATATCAAGCAAAACTGGAAGCTATTTGATCTGTaagaagaaagtgaagaaaATGATCTCCAAGTGCTTTACCAGTTCTAAGAAGTCGAAAATTAACAAAAGCACTGAGACTCCAGCTATTGTTGGCCTTCTGAGGGAAGTTGAAGAAGTCAGCATCAGAGTATTCGAGTCCATATTTTCCTCCATCTGTCCTGCAAAGGTAACATCAAACAGATGGTCTTTGGTTTTCAAGTCAACACAATCCAAACGTGTACATTGTGAAGGGGACATAGAAGAAAATATCAACCAAATTCAAAAGATGGATATGATTTTAGAAGCTCTGAACAAGAAATCAAGCAAAGCAAATGATATCTTGGGAACTCAAGAGGTCTTAAAATGCCTGATGGCAATGGACATGAACATGCAAGAATGTGAAGAAAAATTAGACTTACTAGTCCGATCATTGATCAAGACACGAGTGTCCATACTCAATGTTCTCAACCACTAG
- the LOC108221255 gene encoding uncharacterized protein LOC108221255 has protein sequence MTHSRSISLPSRPHPSAADVEEQLCRLRSSDETSTSSLCNKLSGLKDLYECVDDFLQLPMRHSSNSEEALAASIRLLDLYNLTKEAFSQMRASVQDLESSLRRREADVSSKIGSYLICMKKVNKLVSKSLATFKKSQNKKCNETSATVSLLREVEEVSIMMFESLFSSIFPAKETSKQNRWSLVFKSKQSKLVHDVSERQMDFEAIYKQKINLQSDFSIIQGAQKCLMALDKNMQQCEEDLECLYRSLIKTRVSILNVINQ, from the coding sequence ATGACTCATTCTCGTTCAATCAGTTTACCGTCCAGACCTCATCCTTCAGCTGCAGATGTAGAGGAGCAGTTGTGTAGACTGAGGTCATCAGATGAAACATCTACTTCATCGCTCTGCAATAAACTAAGTGGACTAAAAGACTTGTATGAATGTGTGGATGATTTCCTTCAATTGCCAATGAGGCATTCCAGCAATTCTGAAGAAGCCCTTGCTGCATCTATCAGGCTGCTGGATTTGTACAACTTAACTAAAGAAGCATTCTCACAAATGAGGGCTTCTGTGCAAGATCTTGAGTCATCTCTTAGAAGAAGAGAAGCTGATGTATCAAGCAAAATTGGAAGCTACTTGATTTGTATGAAAAAGGTCAACAAATTGGTTTCCAAGTCCCTTGCTACTTTCAAGAAGTCTCAAAATAAGAAATGCAATGAAACATCTGCTACTGTGAGCCTGCTAAGAGAAGTTGAAGAAGTCAGTATAATGATGTTCGAGTCCCTTTTCTCATCAATATTTCCAGCAAAGGAAACATCAAAGCAAAACCGGTGGTCATTGGTTTTTAAGTCAAAACAATCCAAGCTTGTACACGATGTCAGTGAAAGGCAAATGGATTTTGAAGCAATATACAAGCAGAAAATCAACTTGCAATCTGATTTCTCAATAATCCAAGGAGCACAGAAGTGTCTGATGGCACTCGACAAGAACATGCAACAATGTGAGGAGGATTTAGAATGTCTTTATAGATCTCTGATAAAGACTAGAGTCTCTATTCTCAATGTTATTAACCAATAA
- the LOC108219823 gene encoding F-box/LRR-repeat protein 13-like isoform X1, whose product MASKTKTKRPNCGTAAVDRLGNLPRSLIELILKHLPVHDVARMSILSKTWRDVWVMHPHLVLDELFFKQLVSKKVSKKDKLAQVSQVSRTISNILLVHTGPILKFHLFIPRDLPLHQCVDVDFWIKNISNAVRKLELFNKPFTAYKIPLYLFSCSELTHLHLTKCILNPPHRFGGFCNLISVKLEDIVITADMSFGTQLKTLELEGCAGIKHLGCHFDNNNVLTRLVILYSEEIDLGWFECIQKVETLMLKAVSNSRNERISFNKLVANMPRINALVLDDFFLESLEPGATVLERPITTLRLLFLVRVRSEYLVHVQYLIRCSPNLLHLDINLENGVNSSDNMEAPDFMVSSAHMILDKLKVVEMHGIVGSKAEFQLIKFLLASTPWLRRIELYKDTTVDPKGELRILQELLQIPRASTSSKIIWK is encoded by the exons ATGGCTAGTAAGACCAAAACAAAACGACCTAATTGTGGAACCGCAGCAGTTGATAGACTTGGCAACTTACCCCGAAGCTTAATTGAACTCATCCTGAAACACTTGCCGGTCCACGATGTAGCGAGAATGAGTATCCTCTCGAAAACATGGAGGGATGTTTGGGTGATGCACCCACACCTGGTTCTTGATGAGCTATTTTTTAAACAACTAGTTTCTAAGAAAGTTTCGAAAAAGGATAAACTAGCTCAAGTATCTCAAGTTTCGAGAACTATTAGTAATATTCTTTTAGTTCACACTGGCCCCATTTTAAAGTTCCATCTCTTCATTCCTCGAGATTTGCCTCTTCATCAATGTGTAGACGTGGATTTTTGGATTAAAAACATCTCAAATGCGGTTAGGAAATTGGAGCTTTTTAATAAACCTTTCACTGCCTACAAGATTCCCTTGTATTTGTTTTCCTGCTCGGAGTTGACTCACTTGCATCTCACAAAATGTATACTGAATCCACCCCATAGATTTGGAGGCTTTTGTAATCTGATTAGTGTTAAGCTTGAAGATATTGTAATCACTGCTGACATGTCATTTGGGACTCAACTTAAAACACTGGAGCTGGAAGGTTGTGCTGGGATCAAACATTTGGGATGTCATTTTGATAATAACAACGTTCTCACTCGCTTGGTAATTCTATACAGTGAAGAAATTGATTTGGGATGGTTTGAGTGCATCCAAAAGGTGGAAACTCTTATGTTGAAAGCAGTGTCTAATTCTAGGAATGAACGCATCAGTTTCAACAAGCTAGTTGCCAATATGCCTAGAATCAATGCTCTAGTGCTTGATGACTTTTTTCTCGAG TCTTTGGAACCGGGTGCAACTGTTTTGGAGAGGCCTATAACAACATTACGGCTGTTGTTCCTTGTTCGTGTTAGATCTGAATATTTGGTTCATGTACAGTACTTGATCAGGTGTTCGCCCAATTTACTGCATCTTGACATAAACTTG GAAAATGGAGTAAATAGCAGCGATAATATGGAGGCACCGGACTTTATGGTGTCCTCGGCGCATATGATTTTAGACAAACTTAAAGTTGTGGAAATGCATGGGATAGTTGGTTCAAAGGCCGAGTTTCAGTTAATAAAGTTTTTGCTTGCATCTACCCCGTGGCTTAGACGGATTGAACTTTATAAGGACACCACAGTTGATCCTAAAGGAGAGTT
- the LOC108221259 gene encoding transcription factor MYB20, with the protein MGRRPCCDKVGLNKGPWTAEEDKKLVDFVLANHPQCCWREVPKNAGLLRCGKSCRLRWTNYLRPDLKRGLLSEYEEKLIIDLHAQLGNRWSRIASHMPGRTDNEIKNLWHTYIKKKLSKMGIDPVTHKPILAGPPNGNYQDHDALSQKEAQKSREEMQEQDKGQENCDGISSLEESIISNTDDYRLDKEQVAMDTSNGFSVPEVPWSIPHEFCVSSSDQQSSCSSTTFSDTSAVTLSMSDINSILEDLRFLPSFEDWQSDDNSKNYVEPMGVPYDDDFADWDWLINDFDIDNIDHEIVQSLPDPATA; encoded by the exons ATGGGACGGAGACCATGCTGTGATAAAGTTGGATTGAACAAGGGGCCATGGACCGCCGAAGAGGACAAGAAGCTCGTCGACTTTGTTCTCGCCAACCACCCCCAATGCTGCTGGAGAGAAGTTCCTAAAAATGCAGGGCTCCTTAGGTGTGGCAAGAGTTGCAGGCTGAGATGGACTAATTATCTGAGACCGGATTTGAAGAGAGGCCTTTTATCCGAATATGAAGAGAAGCTTATTATTGACCTTCATGCTCAGCTTGGCAACAG ATGGTCTAGGATCGCGTCTCATATGCCTGGAAGAACTGATAATGAGATCAAGAATTTGTGGCATACTTACATCAAGAAAAAGTTAAGCAAGATGGGGATTGATCCTGTCACTCACAAACCAATTCTTGCTGGCCCTCCTAATGGTAATTATCAGGATCATGACGCTCTATCTCAAAAGGAAGCACAAAAGAGTAGAGAAGAAATGCAAGAGCAAGATAAAGGTCAAGAAAATTGTGATGGGATTTCATCATTAGAGGAGTCCATTATCAGTAACACTGATGATTATCGTCTGGACAAAGAACAAGTAGCAATGGACACTAGCAATGGCTTTTCTGTCCCTGAAGTCCCATGGAGCATACCCCATGAATTTTGTGTTTCTAGTTCTGATCAACAATCTTCTTGTTCTTCGACCACTTTTTCTGATACAAGTGCAGTAACGCTCTCTATGTCCGATATCAACTCAATACTTGAAGACTTGAGGTTTTTACCATCTTTTGAGGATTGGCAGAGTGATGATAACAGCAAGAATTACGTGGAACCCATGGGTGTCCCCTATGACGATGATTTCGCTGATTGGGATTGGTTGATTAATGATTTTGATATTGACAATATTGATCATGAAATTGTTCAGTCTCTTCCGGACCCTGCCACTGCTTAA
- the LOC108221257 gene encoding uncharacterized protein LOC108221257 has protein sequence MTHSRSISLPSRPHPSAADVEEQLCRLRSSDETSTSTLCNKLSGLKYLYECVDDYLQLPMRHSSDSEEALGASIRLLDLCNLTKEAFSQMRASVQDLESSLRRREADVSSKIGSYLICMKKVNKMVSKCLASFKKSQNKKCHETSATVSLLREVEEVSITMFESLFSSVFPAKETSKQNRWSLVFKSKQSKRVHEVSEGKVEEMQMDIEAIYKQKINMESDFSRIQGAQKCLMALDKNMQQCEEDLECLYRSLIKTRVSILNVLNQ, from the coding sequence ATGACTCATTCTCGTTCAATCAGTTTACCGTCCAGACCTCATCCTTCAGCCGCAGATGTAGAGGAGCAGTTGTGTAGACTGAGGTCATCAGATGAAACATCCACTTCAACGCTATGCAATAAACTAAGTGGACTAAAATACTTGTATGAATGTGTGGATGACTATCTTCAATTGCCAATGAGGCATTCCAGCGATTCTGAAGAAGCTCTTGGTGCATCTATCAGGCTGCTGGATTTGTGCAACTTAACTAAAGAAGCATTCTCCCAAATGAGAGCTTCTGTGCAAGATCTTGAGTCATCTCTTCGAAGAAGAGAAGCTGATGTATCAAGCAAAATTGGAAGCTACTTGATCTGTATGAAAAAGGTCAACAAAATGGTTTCCAAGTGCCTTGCTAGTTTCAAGAAGtctcaaaataaaaaatgcCATGAGACTTCTGCTACTGTGAGCCTGCTAAGAGAGGTCGAAGAAGTCAGTATAACGATGTTCGAGTCCCTTTTCTCATCAGTATTTCCAGCAAAGGAAACATCAAAGCAAAACCGGTGGTCATTGGTTTTCAAGTCAAAACAATCCAAGCGTGTACACGAAGTCAGTGAAGGCAAAGTTGAGGAAATGCAAATGGATATTGAAGCAATATACAAGCAGAAAATCAACATGGAGTCTGATTTCTCAAGAATCCAAGGAGCACAAAAGTGTTTGATGGCACTTGACAAGAACATGCAACAATGTGAGGAGGATCTAGAATGTCTTTACAGATCTTTGATAAAGACTAGAGTCTCTATTCTCAATGTGCTTAACCAATAG